The following are from one region of the Acidobacteriota bacterium genome:
- a CDS encoding response regulator transcription factor, whose protein sequence is MKRHVLIYGLIGGLLIAALKWTEYHFLVVEHSIEIYGGLIAATFALLGIWLGLKLTRQPKIVIREVPVTVPADVSSLVRDKSGETIKDDKKREDLGITRRELEILELIARGMSNREIAEKLYVSENTVKTHSSRVFDKLGARRRTQAVQLGKELGLLP, encoded by the coding sequence ATGAAGCGCCACGTCCTCATCTACGGCCTAATCGGCGGACTCCTGATTGCCGCCCTCAAATGGACGGAGTATCACTTCCTGGTCGTCGAACACTCGATCGAAATCTATGGCGGGCTCATCGCAGCCACCTTCGCCCTCCTCGGTATCTGGCTCGGCCTCAAATTAACCAGGCAGCCGAAGATCGTGATCCGGGAAGTCCCGGTCACCGTCCCCGCCGATGTTTCTTCTCTTGTGCGCGACAAATCTGGCGAGACGATTAAAGATGATAAGAAGAGGGAAGACCTCGGCATCACCCGCCGCGAACTCGAAATCCTCGAACTGATCGCCCGGGGCATGAGCAACCGCGAGATCGCCGAAAAGCTCTATGTCAGCGAGAACACAGTCAAGACTCATTCCAGTCGTGTTTTCGACAAATTAGGCGCCCGCCGCCGCACCCAAGCCGTCCAACTGGGCAAGGAACTCGGCCTGCTTCCCTAA
- a CDS encoding VOC family protein, whose product MAKVTGIGGVFIQSKDSSKTLAAWYQKHLGIQLTEWGGAVLRWPDDKAEDKGVTAWHVAAKDSDWFSPSKSSFMINYRIDDMAGMIAQLKAGGVEILKGPESHENGKFAWIMDPEGNKVELWEPKSWDDKNKTP is encoded by the coding sequence ATGGCGAAGGTGACGGGGATTGGTGGCGTGTTCATTCAATCGAAAGATAGTAGCAAGACACTTGCGGCCTGGTATCAGAAACACCTTGGGATTCAGCTCACGGAGTGGGGAGGAGCAGTGCTTCGGTGGCCTGACGATAAGGCCGAAGATAAAGGCGTGACCGCATGGCATGTGGCAGCCAAAGATAGCGATTGGTTTAGCCCCAGCAAATCAAGCTTCATGATCAATTATCGGATCGACGACATGGCGGGAATGATCGCCCAGCTTAAGGCCGGCGGTGTGGAAATCTTAAAAGGTCCTGAGTCCCACGAGAACGGCAAGTTCGCCTGGATCATGGACCCGGAGGGAAATAAGGTAGAACTCTGGGAACCAAAGAGTTGGGACGATAAAAACAAAACACCCTGA
- a CDS encoding DUF4199 domain-containing protein, with protein MKKTILIFGLISGAISTLMMVVSMLYADKIGFDRGYVVGYTAIVLSFLLVYFGIRSYRDNVGNGQITFAKGFAVGISITLISCLCYVVSWEILYFNFMPDFMDKYGAHMVEKLKASGATEATIQTKVQDLEKLKAMYKNPLFNAAMTFIEPFPVGLVITLLSALILKKKPQTQPAPLPAST; from the coding sequence ATGAAAAAAACCATACTGATTTTCGGGCTGATTTCTGGCGCCATCTCCACGCTGATGATGGTGGTCTCCATGCTTTACGCGGACAAGATCGGCTTTGATCGCGGCTACGTGGTCGGCTACACGGCCATTGTGCTCTCGTTCTTGCTGGTGTACTTCGGCATCCGCTCGTACCGTGACAACGTCGGTAATGGCCAGATCACGTTCGCGAAGGGTTTTGCCGTCGGGATCTCCATCACCCTGATTTCGTGCCTGTGCTATGTGGTGAGTTGGGAAATTCTCTACTTCAACTTCATGCCCGATTTCATGGATAAATATGGCGCCCACATGGTCGAGAAGCTAAAAGCCTCGGGCGCGACCGAGGCCACCATCCAGACAAAGGTTCAGGACCTGGAAAAATTGAAAGCCATGTACAAGAACCCACTCTTCAACGCCGCCATGACTTTCATCGAACCGTTCCCGGTCGGACTGGTCATCACCCTGCTCTCTGCGCTGATTCTGAAAAAGAAACCGCAGACTCAACCGGCACCGCTGCCAGCATCCACGTAA